In Euphorbia lathyris chromosome 10, ddEupLath1.1, whole genome shotgun sequence, a single genomic region encodes these proteins:
- the LOC136209118 gene encoding CDK5RAP3-like protein isoform X1, which yields MQSEEDVRNLPIDITFSRLGEWLVDRKRIPADWRKRIAAIRARISKEFSSLPKDIDPFFQTLDPEEIGYLEAKKIYDILMKKTPESRNIFGRLSGAAGAWEAIVQSFEKDYIYLGEAALVIIQNVNYEIPYQKKQVQKIQQQLAELERKEADIKRSASLSLAKYIEACQELGLQGNNVRSELIETAISLPSIFSQILEVINSDSMLQAIEYYSNFVKDVHTEKDKPSQTVLLTLKEIRENPPSLNISAVPEVVNAENAQLSFDDSSNVRVDLDVAADNIDWDISVDNAQIDWDIGVAEETDDSGNGLGPYEMVDVSDILLNPSQNGVLESDQNPSHQGEDNLNPEMSVSQISWDISVETPQVDVIDDNLPNISLEKKTSVPDSLIHNPEVKEGRSQLLDTEYRNKLLDDLYEIKSFLNQRLAELRNEETLSLQHQVQSVAPLVLQQYTPDAIEKMLSAIFLVISLLTNRKTRDLIMILNSKRFLDRLVNSLEEKKHHELKLKEGSKNLVAKRMELHNSLSSSWPKQEAALRKTRELKSLCESTLSSMFNGRPVNIIGEINTLLNSGVSA from the exons ATGCAGAGTGAAGAGGATGTTCGTAATCTTCCCATTGACATTACATTCTCCCGTCTAGGAG AGTGGTTGGTTGATCGAAAGCGTATACCCGCCGATTGGAGAAAACGAATTGCCGCCATAAGAGCTCGAATTTCCAAGGAATTCTCTTCTTTGCCCAAGGATATCGATCCCTTCTTTCAAACCCTGGACCCTGAAG AGATAGGCTACCTGGAGGCGAAGAAGATTTATGATATTCTTATGAAAAAAACTCCAGAAAGCCGGAATATATTTGGCCGGCTATCAGGTGCTGCT gGTGCTTGGGAGGCAATTGTGCAGTCTTTTGAGAAAGACTATATCTATCTAGGTGAGGCTGCACTAGTAATAATTCAAAATGTAAATTATGAGAT ACCATATCAGAAAAAGCAGGTGCAAAAGATTCAGCAACAATTAGCTGAACTAGAACGAAAAGAAGCTGATATAAAAAGAAGCGCATCTCTTTCATTGGCTAAATATATTGAGGCTTGTCAAGAACTTGGGTTACAG GGAAACAATGTTAGATCTGAACTTATAGAGACTGCAATATCGCTTCCAAGCATTTTTAGCCAGATTCTAGAAGTTATAAATAGTGACTCTATGTTGCAGGCAATAGAGTACTATTCCAATTTTGTTAAAGATGTTCACACGGAAAAGGAT AAACCTTCACAGACAGTGTTGCTGACCTTGAAAGAGATTCGTGAAAATCCTCCCTCTTTGAATATTTCTGCTGTACCAGAGGTTGTTAATGCTGAAAATGCTCAATTGAGCTTTGATGATTCAAGCAATGTGAGGGTGGACTTGGATGTTGCTGCAGATAATATTGACTGGGATATATCTGTTGATAACGCTCAGATCGACTGGGACATTGGTGTTGCGGAGGAAACCGATGACAGTGGAAATGGATTGGGCCCTTATGAGATGGTGGATGTCAGTGACATCTTGCTGAATCCATCACAAAATGGAGTGTTAGAATCTGATCAAAATCCATCACATCAAGGAGAAGACAACTTGAATCCTGAAATGTCTGTATCACAGATATCTTGGGATATCAGCGTCGAAACTCCTCAAGTTGATGTAattgatgataatttgcctaatatTAGCCTTGAAAAGAAAACATCTGTTCCAGATTCTTTAATTCACAACCCAGAAGTGAAGGAAGGAAGGAGCCAACTTCTGGATACTGAGTACAGGAACAAACTTCTTGATGACTTGTATGAG ATTAAATCATTTCTTAACCAACGATTGGCCGAGTTGAGAAATGAGGAGACTTTATCCTTACAACATCAAGTTCAGTCAGTTGCTCCATTGGTATTGCAGCAGTACACTCCTGATGCCATTGAGAAAATGTTGTCTGCTATTTTCTTGGTCATTTCCTTGCTGACGAATCGGAAAACCCGAGACCTTATCATGATTCTCAACTCCAAGAG ATTTCTGGATAGGCTGGTAAATTCATTGGAGGAAAAGAAACACCATGAATTGAAGTTAAAAGAGGGGTCGAAGAACTTAGTTGCTAAACGCATGGAGCTTCACAATTCATTATCATCGTCATGGCCAAAGCAG GAGGCAGCCCTTCGGAAA
- the LOC136209118 gene encoding CDK5RAP3-like protein isoform X2, whose product MQSEEDVRNLPIDITFSRLGEWLVDRKRIPADWRKRIAAIRARISKEFSSLPKDIDPFFQTLDPEEIGYLEAKKIYDILMKKTPESRNIFGRLSGAAGAWEAIVQSFEKDYIYLGEAALVIIQNVNYEIPYQKKQVQKIQQQLAELERKEADIKRSASLSLAKYIEACQELGLQGNNVRSELIETAISLPSIFSQILEVINSDSMLQAIEYYSNFVKDVHTEKDKPSQTVLLTLKEIRENPPSLNISAVPEVVNAENAQLSFDDSSNVRVDLDVAADNIDWDISVDNAQIDWDIGVAEETDDSGNGLGPYEMVDVSDILLNPSQNGVLESDQNPSHQGEDNLNPEMSVSQISWDISVETPQVDVIDDNLPNISLEKKTSVPDSLIHNPEVKEGRSQLLDTEYRNKLLDDLYEQYTPDAIEKMLSAIFLVISLLTNRKTRDLIMILNSKRFLDRLVNSLEEKKHHELKLKEGSKNLVAKRMELHNSLSSSWPKQEAALRKTRELKSLCESTLSSMFNGRPVNIIGEINTLLNSGVSA is encoded by the exons ATGCAGAGTGAAGAGGATGTTCGTAATCTTCCCATTGACATTACATTCTCCCGTCTAGGAG AGTGGTTGGTTGATCGAAAGCGTATACCCGCCGATTGGAGAAAACGAATTGCCGCCATAAGAGCTCGAATTTCCAAGGAATTCTCTTCTTTGCCCAAGGATATCGATCCCTTCTTTCAAACCCTGGACCCTGAAG AGATAGGCTACCTGGAGGCGAAGAAGATTTATGATATTCTTATGAAAAAAACTCCAGAAAGCCGGAATATATTTGGCCGGCTATCAGGTGCTGCT gGTGCTTGGGAGGCAATTGTGCAGTCTTTTGAGAAAGACTATATCTATCTAGGTGAGGCTGCACTAGTAATAATTCAAAATGTAAATTATGAGAT ACCATATCAGAAAAAGCAGGTGCAAAAGATTCAGCAACAATTAGCTGAACTAGAACGAAAAGAAGCTGATATAAAAAGAAGCGCATCTCTTTCATTGGCTAAATATATTGAGGCTTGTCAAGAACTTGGGTTACAG GGAAACAATGTTAGATCTGAACTTATAGAGACTGCAATATCGCTTCCAAGCATTTTTAGCCAGATTCTAGAAGTTATAAATAGTGACTCTATGTTGCAGGCAATAGAGTACTATTCCAATTTTGTTAAAGATGTTCACACGGAAAAGGAT AAACCTTCACAGACAGTGTTGCTGACCTTGAAAGAGATTCGTGAAAATCCTCCCTCTTTGAATATTTCTGCTGTACCAGAGGTTGTTAATGCTGAAAATGCTCAATTGAGCTTTGATGATTCAAGCAATGTGAGGGTGGACTTGGATGTTGCTGCAGATAATATTGACTGGGATATATCTGTTGATAACGCTCAGATCGACTGGGACATTGGTGTTGCGGAGGAAACCGATGACAGTGGAAATGGATTGGGCCCTTATGAGATGGTGGATGTCAGTGACATCTTGCTGAATCCATCACAAAATGGAGTGTTAGAATCTGATCAAAATCCATCACATCAAGGAGAAGACAACTTGAATCCTGAAATGTCTGTATCACAGATATCTTGGGATATCAGCGTCGAAACTCCTCAAGTTGATGTAattgatgataatttgcctaatatTAGCCTTGAAAAGAAAACATCTGTTCCAGATTCTTTAATTCACAACCCAGAAGTGAAGGAAGGAAGGAGCCAACTTCTGGATACTGAGTACAGGAACAAACTTCTTGATGACTTGTATGAG CAGTACACTCCTGATGCCATTGAGAAAATGTTGTCTGCTATTTTCTTGGTCATTTCCTTGCTGACGAATCGGAAAACCCGAGACCTTATCATGATTCTCAACTCCAAGAG ATTTCTGGATAGGCTGGTAAATTCATTGGAGGAAAAGAAACACCATGAATTGAAGTTAAAAGAGGGGTCGAAGAACTTAGTTGCTAAACGCATGGAGCTTCACAATTCATTATCATCGTCATGGCCAAAGCAG GAGGCAGCCCTTCGGAAA